One segment of Haloplanus natans DSM 17983 DNA contains the following:
- a CDS encoding DHH family phosphoesterase has product MDWITHEEDVWFDFRGSSPNQLVSGRYYKGTVDGFADFGVFVDLSPGVTGLLHRSELDRRLESLDWDPGDTVFVQVKNVRDNGNVDLAWSIRQTGDEFRGARIHDPDGDADGEAIEADGDDGDDDSGPVRQTPTPRDEALNGDDTEHGDAEASTTDAEASTTDADAAAADTADLDRVDVDSLDDRVGETVRLEGEIVGVRQTSGPTVFELRDASGAVDCAAFVEAGVRAYPDVEVGSIVRLDGEVERRYDELQVETEALSILSDDEAATVERRLADALTAEARPESVTTLVESDAVDAVADDLIDAAETIRRAVLESRPVVVRHAATADGYVAGAAIERAVLPLIRAEHAAADAEYHYFTRRPLEESVYDMDDATNDVTRMLQDRDRHDEKLPLVLLVGTGSTVESSDGLGLLGIYGARRVVVDAEVADAAVADDCEAIVNPGLAGADAADLSTGTLAATLAATVDSDVRDDLVHLPAVSYWGDAPETYVDLAAEAGYDADRTRELREAIALEAYYQSYEDKRELITDLLFEDAGGLAGHVSEQFRQKLDAEVDTATANIETREEGDLTVEVLDTDAYTHRFDFPPTALLLDELGRRRDADLIVGVGTDECYLRAAAAVDVRGVASDAADRVEDAGITAASVRDGRIEFLSGRRDAAVDAVVAAAADRLA; this is encoded by the coding sequence ATGGATTGGATCACCCACGAAGAAGACGTCTGGTTTGATTTCCGCGGTTCCAGCCCGAACCAACTGGTCTCGGGTCGATACTACAAGGGGACGGTCGACGGCTTCGCCGACTTCGGCGTGTTCGTCGACCTCTCGCCCGGCGTGACGGGACTGCTGCACCGTAGCGAACTCGACCGCCGCCTCGAGAGCCTCGACTGGGATCCCGGCGACACCGTGTTCGTCCAGGTGAAAAACGTCCGCGACAACGGAAACGTCGACCTCGCGTGGTCGATTCGCCAGACCGGCGACGAGTTCCGCGGGGCACGGATCCACGACCCAGACGGCGACGCCGACGGCGAGGCTATCGAGGCCGACGGCGACGACGGCGACGACGACTCCGGCCCCGTCCGACAGACGCCGACGCCCCGCGACGAGGCGCTGAACGGTGACGATACGGAACACGGCGACGCCGAAGCGTCGACCACCGACGCCGAAGCGTCGACCACCGACGCCGACGCCGCGGCGGCCGACACCGCCGACCTCGATCGTGTCGATGTCGACAGTCTCGACGACCGCGTCGGCGAGACGGTCCGTCTGGAGGGCGAAATCGTCGGTGTCCGGCAGACCAGCGGCCCGACCGTGTTCGAACTCCGCGACGCGTCGGGCGCCGTCGACTGCGCTGCGTTCGTCGAGGCGGGCGTCCGCGCCTACCCCGATGTCGAAGTCGGGAGCATCGTCCGCCTCGACGGCGAGGTCGAACGCCGCTACGACGAACTGCAGGTCGAAACCGAGGCGCTCTCGATCCTCTCCGACGACGAGGCGGCGACCGTCGAGCGCCGACTGGCCGACGCGCTGACCGCCGAGGCCCGCCCCGAGTCGGTGACGACGCTCGTCGAGAGCGACGCTGTCGACGCCGTGGCCGACGACCTGATCGACGCCGCGGAGACGATCCGCCGCGCGGTGCTGGAATCCCGCCCCGTCGTCGTCCGCCACGCCGCGACCGCCGACGGCTACGTCGCCGGCGCGGCCATCGAGCGGGCCGTCCTCCCGCTGATCCGCGCGGAACACGCCGCCGCCGACGCCGAGTACCACTACTTCACACGGCGACCGCTCGAAGAATCGGTCTACGACATGGACGACGCGACCAACGACGTGACGCGGATGCTCCAGGACCGCGACCGCCACGACGAGAAACTGCCGCTCGTCCTCCTCGTCGGCACGGGAAGTACGGTCGAATCCAGCGACGGCCTGGGGCTGCTCGGCATCTACGGCGCCCGGCGCGTCGTCGTCGACGCCGAGGTGGCCGACGCCGCCGTCGCCGACGACTGTGAGGCCATCGTCAACCCCGGTCTCGCCGGCGCCGACGCCGCCGACCTCTCGACGGGGACGCTCGCGGCCACCCTCGCCGCGACGGTCGATTCCGACGTTCGTGACGACCTCGTTCACCTGCCCGCCGTCTCGTACTGGGGCGACGCCCCCGAGACGTACGTCGACCTCGCCGCCGAGGCCGGCTACGACGCCGACCGAACCCGCGAACTCCGTGAGGCCATCGCGCTCGAGGCGTACTACCAGTCCTACGAGGACAAGCGCGAACTCATCACGGACCTCCTGTTCGAGGACGCGGGTGGCCTGGCCGGGCACGTGAGCGAGCAGTTCCGCCAGAAACTCGACGCCGAAGTCGACACCGCGACGGCCAACATCGAGACGCGCGAGGAAGGCGATCTGACGGTCGAGGTGCTCGACACCGACGCCTACACCCACCGCTTCGACTTCCCGCCGACCGCCCTCCTCCTCGACGAACTCGGCCGCCGCCGCGACGCCGATCTGATCGTCGGCGTCGGCACCGACGAATGTTACCTGCGCGCCGCGGCCGCTGTCGACGTTCGCGGCGTGGCGAGTGACGCCGCGGACCGCGTCGAGGACGCCGGCATCACCGCCGCGAGCGTCCGCGACGGCCGGATCGAGTTCCTCTCGGGTCGCCGTGACGCCGCTGTCGACGCCGTCGTCGCCGCGGCCGCCGACCGACTGGCCTGA
- the fabG gene encoding 3-oxoacyl-[acyl-carrier-protein] reductase → MSETTTRLEPLDPHPLADRTCLVTGSSRGIGRSIALELARCGADVVVNYRSSDAAAREVESIIRENGETAMCAQADVADPAEVERMADEIHDELGAVDVLVNNAGITIDRKFAEMTHEDWQTVIDVNLGGTFNCTKAFFDDIRDADHGRLINISSVVGQQGNYGQANYATSKGGMFAFTRTLALELAAHGSTANCVAPGFVKTDMLEKVPERVQQKIRDKIPLNRFADPEDIVGMVRFLASDHASYMTGQVLGVNGGLEW, encoded by the coding sequence ATGTCCGAGACGACCACACGGCTGGAACCCCTCGACCCGCATCCCCTCGCAGACCGAACCTGCCTCGTCACGGGCTCTTCGCGTGGCATCGGCCGATCCATCGCGCTCGAACTCGCGCGCTGTGGCGCGGACGTGGTCGTAAACTACCGGAGTTCCGATGCCGCGGCCCGTGAAGTCGAATCGATCATCCGGGAGAACGGCGAGACGGCGATGTGTGCACAGGCCGACGTGGCTGACCCGGCCGAAGTCGAACGGATGGCCGACGAGATTCACGACGAACTCGGCGCGGTGGACGTGCTGGTCAACAACGCCGGCATCACCATCGACCGCAAGTTCGCGGAGATGACCCACGAGGACTGGCAGACGGTCATCGACGTCAACCTCGGCGGGACGTTCAACTGCACCAAGGCCTTCTTCGACGACATCCGCGACGCCGACCACGGACGCCTCATCAACATCTCCAGTGTCGTCGGGCAACAGGGCAACTACGGTCAGGCCAACTACGCCACCTCCAAGGGCGGGATGTTCGCCTTCACGAGGACGTTGGCGCTCGAACTCGCCGCTCACGGCTCGACGGCCAACTGCGTCGCGCCGGGCTTCGTCAAAACCGACATGCTGGAGAAGGTGCCCGAACGCGTCCAACAGAAGATCCGGGACAAGATCCCGCTCAATCGCTTCGCAGACCCCGAAGACATCGTCGGGATGGTTCGGTTCCTTGCCAGCGACCACGCCAGCTACATGACCGGTCAGGTGCTCGGCGTCAACGGCGGTCTGGAGTGGTGA
- a CDS encoding PAS domain S-box protein has protein sequence MTEPIHVLHVDDDPAFAELTATFLERADDRFVVDSVTSVEAGLDRLAATDVDCVVSDYEMDRLTGIEFLDAIRTGYGDLPFVLFTGKGSEEIASEAISAGVTDYLQKGRGTDRYTILAHRISNAVSAHRSRAESESRRQRLEGILTAVPGCVVQVDADGQFVFANERAKAVLGLTRATLTDCAYNDIEWGIRDLDGDPIPDAELPFRRVYETGEPLYGYRHTIRWPDGTEKVLLVNGAPTFDDDGAVESVLFSLVDVTDRRAQERRLEVTTHRLDLALEATDTGVWEWDLETDAVVWDETLERVMGLEPGTFEGTYEAFAARIHRADLDDVERRLERALETDGDYRIECRMRRADGTVLWTESHATVVDNEKGRRMVGIHHDITDRKRREAEVERTNRRLDSILESTTTPMFLKDADGRYLLVNDHYRRLFGLSDSEVIGRTDAEIHPTTMAAEVGANDRRVLDAAEPLRTTERIVVDGEKRTFLTSKVPVHDGTDDGPPNAVFGVAKDITEREAYRTTLERQNELLEQFAGVVSHDLRSPITVAQGRLELASEECDSVHLDDAADALARSQELIGDLLALSRQGRGTDEIESVSLADAVDACWRTVETGTATLAVETTGTIRADRSRLGQLLQNLVRNAVEHGSPGDRTDDSSVSITVGDLNDGFYVADDGPGIPPDVRERAFETASEGTPGFGLGIVAQVAAAHGWTVRIAESEGGGARFEISGVESA, from the coding sequence ATGACCGAGCCGATCCACGTCCTCCACGTCGACGACGATCCGGCGTTCGCGGAGCTGACCGCGACCTTTCTGGAACGGGCCGACGATCGGTTCGTCGTCGACTCGGTCACGAGCGTCGAGGCGGGGTTGGATCGGCTGGCGGCGACCGACGTCGACTGTGTCGTCTCCGACTACGAGATGGATCGACTCACCGGCATCGAGTTCCTCGACGCCATCAGGACGGGGTACGGCGACCTCCCGTTCGTCCTCTTTACCGGCAAGGGGAGCGAGGAGATTGCGAGCGAGGCCATCTCCGCCGGCGTCACCGACTACCTCCAGAAGGGACGGGGCACCGACCGCTATACGATACTCGCACACCGCATCTCGAACGCCGTATCGGCTCACCGCTCGCGTGCCGAATCGGAGTCCCGACGCCAGCGGCTCGAAGGCATCCTCACGGCGGTCCCCGGCTGCGTCGTTCAGGTCGACGCGGACGGGCAGTTCGTCTTCGCCAACGAGCGTGCCAAGGCGGTCCTCGGGCTGACCCGTGCGACGCTCACGGACTGCGCGTACAACGACATCGAGTGGGGAATCAGGGACCTCGACGGCGATCCGATCCCCGACGCCGAACTGCCGTTTCGGCGCGTCTACGAGACTGGCGAGCCCCTCTACGGTTACCGCCACACGATTCGGTGGCCGGACGGCACCGAGAAGGTGCTTCTCGTCAACGGCGCGCCGACGTTCGACGACGACGGCGCCGTCGAGAGCGTCCTCTTCTCGCTGGTCGACGTGACCGATCGCCGTGCGCAGGAGCGACGGCTCGAAGTGACGACACACCGCCTCGACCTAGCGCTCGAGGCGACCGACACGGGCGTCTGGGAGTGGGATCTGGAGACGGATGCCGTCGTCTGGGACGAGACGCTCGAACGCGTGATGGGGCTCGAACCCGGGACGTTCGAGGGGACCTACGAGGCGTTCGCGGCACGGATCCATCGGGCGGACCTGGACGACGTGGAGCGACGGCTCGAACGGGCGCTCGAAACGGACGGCGACTACCGCATCGAATGTCGGATGCGGCGCGCGGACGGGACGGTGCTGTGGACCGAAAGCCACGCGACGGTCGTCGACAACGAGAAGGGCCGGCGGATGGTCGGCATCCACCACGACATCACCGACCGCAAGCGCCGCGAGGCGGAGGTCGAACGGACGAATCGGCGCCTCGACAGCATCCTCGAAAGCACGACGACGCCGATGTTTCTGAAGGACGCGGACGGCCGCTACCTCCTCGTCAACGACCACTACAGGCGGCTGTTCGGACTGTCGGACAGCGAGGTGATCGGACGCACCGACGCGGAGATTCACCCGACGACGATGGCCGCTGAAGTGGGGGCGAACGATCGGCGCGTCCTCGACGCGGCGGAACCACTCCGGACCACGGAACGGATCGTCGTCGACGGCGAGAAACGGACCTTTCTGACCTCGAAGGTGCCGGTCCACGACGGGACCGACGACGGCCCGCCGAACGCCGTCTTCGGCGTCGCGAAAGACATCACGGAACGGGAGGCGTACCGGACGACGCTCGAACGACAGAACGAACTCCTGGAACAGTTCGCGGGTGTCGTCAGTCACGACCTTCGGAGTCCGATCACCGTCGCCCAGGGGCGCCTCGAACTCGCGTCCGAGGAGTGTGACAGCGTGCATCTCGACGACGCGGCCGACGCACTCGCCCGAAGCCAGGAGCTGATCGGCGACCTGCTGGCGCTCTCTCGGCAGGGACGGGGGACCGACGAAATCGAGTCGGTGTCGCTCGCGGACGCCGTCGACGCCTGCTGGCGGACCGTCGAGACGGGCACCGCTACCCTCGCCGTCGAGACGACGGGGACGATCCGTGCGGATCGAAGCCGACTCGGCCAACTCCTCCAGAACCTCGTCCGAAACGCGGTCGAACACGGCTCCCCGGGCGACCGGACGGACGACTCGAGCGTCTCCATCACCGTCGGCGACCTGAACGACGGCTTCTACGTCGCCGACGACGGGCCGGGCATCCCGCCGGACGTCCGCGAGCGTGCGTTCGAGACGGCGAGCGAGGGGACGCCCGGCTTCGGCCTCGGCATCGTCGCGCAGGTCGCCGCCGCCCACGGTTGGACCGTGCGCATCGCCGAGAGCGAGGGCGGCGGCGCCCGCTTCGAGATCAGCGGCGTCGAGTCGGCGTAA
- a CDS encoding acyltransferase, which yields MSDSDSDPDRRHDRLDRHPTVGPRNSLWHWPDAKHPLRVIVNYLAVWLIRVSPSLRAKNWLLRRLGATVEPGVAFGLEATPDVFWPEHLTIRADAIVGYDATLLCHEFLQAEYRTGEVVVGERAMIGAGAVVLPGVEIGADAKVAANSLVTEDVAPETTVAGIPARPVEGGVGSAAD from the coding sequence GTGAGCGATTCGGATTCGGACCCCGACCGCCGACACGACCGCCTCGACCGCCACCCGACGGTGGGGCCGCGAAACTCGCTGTGGCACTGGCCGGACGCCAAACACCCGTTGCGGGTGATCGTCAACTACCTCGCGGTCTGGCTGATCCGCGTCTCGCCGAGCCTGCGGGCGAAAAACTGGCTCCTTCGTCGTCTCGGCGCCACCGTCGAGCCGGGCGTCGCGTTCGGTCTGGAGGCGACGCCAGACGTGTTCTGGCCCGAACACCTGACGATCCGGGCGGACGCCATCGTCGGCTACGACGCGACCCTCCTCTGTCACGAGTTCCTACAGGCGGAGTACCGGACCGGCGAGGTGGTGGTGGGCGAACGGGCGATGATCGGCGCGGGAGCGGTCGTCCTCCCCGGTGTCGAAATCGGTGCCGACGCCAAGGTGGCGGCCAACTCCCTCGTCACCGAGGACGTAGCCCCGGAAACGACCGTCGCCGGCATCCCGGCGCGGCCGGTCGAGGGCGGCGTCGGGTCCGCGGCGGACTGA
- a CDS encoding YIP1 family protein yields MTTWVENPRGGRERGARGLARAWLEVLVRPRRFFENGVAPGDQAPGLVFAVAMAVAYAVLLAVLDPARFPATGALRAAVAVALVALLVAPAVLHLLAALQTLTLMAFVRDRAGVSETVQVLAYATAPCPLAAVPSPELALLGCLYGSALLVVGLVTVHRTTTGRAVLAAALPGSLLFGYGFGGIDALTALLRAWYII; encoded by the coding sequence GTGACGACGTGGGTCGAGAATCCCCGTGGCGGTCGGGAGCGCGGAGCGCGCGGCCTCGCCCGTGCGTGGCTCGAAGTGCTCGTTCGCCCCCGGCGCTTCTTCGAGAACGGTGTCGCGCCCGGCGATCAGGCGCCCGGTCTCGTCTTCGCCGTCGCGATGGCCGTCGCGTACGCCGTCCTCCTCGCGGTCCTCGACCCCGCTCGGTTCCCCGCGACCGGTGCCCTCCGGGCCGCCGTGGCCGTCGCCCTCGTCGCCCTCCTCGTCGCCCCCGCCGTCCTCCACCTCCTCGCGGCGCTCCAGACGCTCACCCTGATGGCCTTCGTCCGCGACCGGGCGGGGGTCAGCGAGACGGTACAGGTGCTCGCCTACGCCACCGCCCCCTGCCCACTCGCCGCCGTGCCGAGCCCCGAACTCGCCCTGCTCGGCTGTCTCTACGGGAGCGCCCTCCTCGTCGTCGGCCTCGTCACCGTCCACCGGACGACGACGGGCCGGGCGGTCCTCGCCGCGGCGCTGCCCGGGAGCCTTCTCTTTGGCTACGGCTTCGGCGGCATCGACGCGCTCACGGCCCTGCTTCGGGCCTGGTACATCATCTAG
- the dacZ gene encoding diadenylate cyclase: MATLRDSLGSLVDDVDGLFLFSPSAAYYERFAAADVDRVVIAAENGVDAASFVELPLGFDNVRDRIKFGIEGAMDHGFVAEGDTVVCAVSMFDDGGDADSLVRVRVEESMRSGIYDLFTDSRAEPGVIRDVFEVAIDLGKKGQKGKPVGALFVVGDAGKVMNKSRPLSYNPFEKSHVHVGDPIVNVMLKEFSRLDGAFIVSDSGKIVSAYRYLEPSAEGVDIPKGLGARHMAGGAITRDTNAIAIVLSESDGMVRAFKGGDLILEIDPEEY; the protein is encoded by the coding sequence ATGGCGACGTTACGTGATTCACTCGGCAGCCTCGTGGACGACGTCGACGGACTGTTCCTGTTTTCGCCGTCGGCAGCGTACTACGAGCGGTTCGCGGCCGCGGACGTCGACCGGGTGGTGATCGCCGCCGAGAACGGCGTGGACGCGGCCTCGTTCGTCGAACTTCCGCTCGGATTCGACAACGTCCGCGACCGCATCAAGTTCGGCATCGAAGGGGCGATGGACCACGGGTTCGTGGCCGAGGGCGACACCGTCGTCTGCGCCGTCTCGATGTTCGACGACGGCGGCGACGCCGACAGTCTTGTCCGGGTGCGCGTCGAGGAATCGATGCGTTCCGGCATCTACGATCTCTTCACCGACTCGCGGGCCGAACCGGGCGTCATCCGGGACGTGTTCGAGGTGGCGATCGACCTCGGCAAGAAAGGGCAGAAAGGCAAGCCCGTCGGCGCCCTGTTCGTCGTCGGCGACGCGGGGAAGGTGATGAACAAGTCCCGGCCGCTCAGCTACAACCCCTTCGAGAAATCCCACGTCCACGTCGGCGACCCAATCGTGAACGTGATGCTCAAGGAGTTCTCGCGGCTGGACGGCGCCTTTATCGTCTCGGATTCGGGCAAGATCGTCTCGGCGTACCGCTATCTGGAGCCGTCCGCCGAGGGCGTCGACATCCCGAAGGGACTGGGCGCGCGCCACATGGCCGGCGGCGCCATCACGCGGGATACCAACGCCATCGCCATCGTCCTCTCCGAATCGGACGGGATGGTGCGGGCGTTCAAAGGCGGGGACCTCATTCTGGAGATCGATCCGGAGGAGTACTGA
- a CDS encoding NADPH-dependent FMN reductase, which produces MTTVVAVSGSLRDRSYTRLALRHALAAAADAGADTELLDLRAFDLPPLDPDMDEQGDSAAFTRRVRDADAVLLGTPMYHGSYAGVLKNALDHCGFDEFEGKTVGLLGVAGGAFPITALEHLRSVCRALDAWVLPHQAAIPRASAAFADDAFVDDGLEERVATLGRRVVEYATIEPDPRTFESDQNVGG; this is translated from the coding sequence ATGACGACCGTCGTCGCCGTCTCCGGCAGCCTCCGCGACCGGAGTTACACCCGGCTTGCGCTCCGCCACGCACTCGCCGCCGCCGCGGACGCCGGGGCCGACACCGAGTTGCTCGACCTCCGTGCGTTCGACCTGCCCCCGCTCGATCCCGATATGGACGAACAGGGCGACAGCGCGGCGTTCACCCGTCGCGTCCGCGACGCCGACGCCGTCCTGCTCGGCACGCCCATGTACCACGGCTCCTACGCCGGCGTCCTGAAGAACGCGCTCGATCACTGCGGGTTCGACGAGTTCGAGGGGAAGACGGTTGGGTTGCTCGGCGTCGCCGGCGGCGCCTTCCCTATCACCGCCCTCGAACACCTGCGCTCCGTGTGTCGCGCTCTCGATGCGTGGGTCCTGCCACACCAGGCGGCGATTCCGCGGGCGTCGGCGGCGTTCGCCGACGACGCGTTCGTCGACGACGGACTCGAAGAACGGGTCGCCACCCTCGGCCGTCGGGTCGTCGAGTACGCGACCATCGAACCCGACCCGCGGACGTTCGAGAGCGACCAGAACGTGGGCGGGTAG
- a CDS encoding mechanosensitive ion channel family protein, translating to MQGGTIREVAETVPLWFWFAFATLAVGVVLGWLTRVVARRVLRRVGVPGAIEGTAFERTAREFGTSTVDILAAIAGYFVFGIAVFAAVAVAEIQYVAQFWNAVAGFLPQVFFAVIVLIVGVLLGDKVELVVSERFRGVKLPQVGVLPLMAKYSVFYLAALIALGQVGVATGALIVLLAAYVFAIIFLGGIAFRHLLSAGAVGTYLLLNQPYTIGDEIRVGDVRGIVQEMDLFVTHVETDGEEFVFPNSKVFSDGFVRVRS from the coding sequence ATGCAAGGCGGTACGATCCGAGAGGTCGCCGAGACCGTTCCCCTCTGGTTCTGGTTCGCGTTCGCGACACTCGCCGTCGGCGTCGTCCTCGGGTGGCTGACACGGGTCGTCGCCCGCCGCGTGCTCAGACGGGTGGGCGTCCCCGGCGCCATCGAGGGGACGGCCTTCGAACGGACGGCCCGCGAGTTCGGCACCTCGACCGTCGACATCCTCGCCGCCATCGCCGGCTACTTCGTCTTCGGTATCGCCGTCTTCGCCGCCGTCGCCGTCGCCGAGATTCAGTACGTGGCCCAGTTCTGGAACGCGGTGGCCGGCTTCCTGCCGCAGGTCTTTTTCGCCGTCATCGTCCTCATCGTCGGCGTTCTGCTCGGCGACAAGGTGGAACTCGTCGTCTCCGAGCGCTTCCGGGGGGTGAAGCTTCCGCAGGTCGGCGTTCTCCCCCTGATGGCGAAATACAGCGTGTTCTATCTGGCCGCGCTCATCGCCCTCGGACAGGTCGGCGTCGCCACCGGGGCGCTCATCGTCCTGCTGGCCGCCTACGTCTTCGCAATCATCTTTCTCGGCGGTATCGCCTTCCGACACCTGCTCTCCGCCGGCGCCGTCGGAACCTATCTCCTGCTCAACCAACCGTACACCATCGGTGACGAGATTCGGGTGGGCGACGTTCGCGGCATCGTTCAGGAGATGGACCTGTTCGTCACACACGTCGAAACCGACGGCGAGGAGTTCGTCTTCCCCAACAGCAAGGTGTTTTCCGACGGCTTCGTGCGGGTTCGATCCTGA
- a CDS encoding tRNA uridine(34) 5-carboxymethylaminomethyl modification radical SAM/GNAT enzyme Elp3 → MSADAESEADEAFVRVCEDLVERILSGDVERDDLESAKLDACSEHSASKVPKNADILQHAPEERRDEVQAVVRRKPVRTASGVSPVAIMTSPHMCPHGKCLYCPGGPASEFGSAQSYTGHEPAAARGEQNDYDPYGQVTLRLEQLRHIGHPVDKVELILMGGTMTARSHDYQEWFVKRALEALNDYDTDAKPDPAEGRSFAEKDPDFRYLEDVIAENETADVRNIGTTFETKPDWCDPEQIDRMLRLGGTKVEVGVQTTYERINREMHRGHGVQASVDANRRLRDAAFKVGFHMMPGQPGMTYDMCLEDFRQLFSDPRWRPDYLKIYPTLVVRGTRTYDMWRRDDFDPLDNETAADLVAEVMDLIPKYTRLQRVQRDIPADHIDAGVWKSNLRQLATQRAAEMGIEPRDIRAREVGHNDADPDPERVELDTMTYEAGGGTEQFISFEDPVADLLIGFCRLRFPNDPVRRELNGAALVRELHVYGSEVGLRDDDAADWQHRGYGRRLLERAEAMAADAGYDKLSVISGIGVRRYYREKLGYHQDGPYVSKRL, encoded by the coding sequence GTGAGCGCGGACGCCGAGAGCGAGGCCGACGAGGCGTTCGTCCGGGTGTGCGAGGACCTCGTCGAACGCATTCTGTCCGGCGACGTAGAGCGCGACGACCTCGAATCGGCGAAACTCGACGCCTGCTCGGAGCACTCGGCGTCGAAGGTGCCGAAAAACGCCGACATCCTCCAGCACGCGCCCGAGGAGCGCCGCGACGAGGTGCAGGCGGTGGTCCGGCGCAAGCCCGTCCGCACCGCCTCGGGCGTCTCGCCCGTGGCGATCATGACCTCGCCGCATATGTGCCCGCACGGGAAATGCCTCTACTGCCCCGGCGGCCCCGCCTCGGAGTTCGGCAGCGCACAGAGCTACACGGGCCACGAGCCCGCGGCGGCGCGGGGCGAGCAGAACGACTACGACCCGTACGGGCAGGTGACCCTGCGGCTCGAACAGCTCAGACACATCGGCCACCCGGTCGACAAGGTGGAGCTGATCCTGATGGGTGGGACCATGACGGCGCGGAGCCACGACTATCAGGAGTGGTTCGTCAAGCGGGCGCTCGAAGCCCTCAACGACTACGACACCGACGCGAAGCCGGACCCCGCCGAGGGCCGGAGCTTCGCGGAGAAGGACCCCGATTTCCGGTATCTGGAAGACGTGATCGCGGAGAACGAGACGGCCGACGTGCGGAACATCGGCACCACCTTCGAGACCAAACCCGACTGGTGCGATCCGGAACAGATCGACCGAATGTTGCGGTTGGGCGGGACGAAAGTGGAGGTGGGCGTCCAGACCACCTACGAGCGGATCAACCGCGAGATGCACCGCGGCCACGGCGTGCAGGCCTCGGTCGACGCCAACCGCCGCCTCCGCGACGCCGCGTTCAAGGTGGGTTTTCACATGATGCCCGGCCAGCCGGGCATGACCTACGACATGTGTCTGGAGGATTTCCGCCAGCTCTTTTCGGACCCCCGGTGGCGCCCCGACTACCTCAAGATCTATCCGACACTCGTCGTCCGTGGCACCCGCACCTACGACATGTGGCGCCGTGACGACTTCGACCCCCTCGACAACGAGACGGCCGCCGACCTCGTGGCCGAGGTGATGGACCTGATTCCGAAGTACACCCGGCTCCAGCGCGTCCAGCGGGACATCCCCGCCGACCACATCGACGCCGGCGTCTGGAAGTCGAACCTCCGGCAGTTGGCGACCCAGCGCGCCGCGGAGATGGGAATCGAGCCGCGTGATATCCGCGCCCGCGAAGTCGGGCACAACGACGCCGACCCCGATCCGGAGCGGGTCGAACTCGATACGATGACCTACGAGGCGGGCGGCGGGACTGAACAGTTCATCAGCTTCGAGGACCCCGTCGCCGACCTGCTGATCGGCTTCTGTCGCCTGCGCTTCCCGAACGACCCCGTGCGCCGCGAACTGAACGGCGCCGCGTTGGTTCGCGAACTCCACGTCTACGGGAGTGAGGTCGGCCTCCGCGACGACGACGCGGCCGACTGGCAACACCGCGGCTACGGTCGTCGCCTCCTCGAACGGGCCGAGGCGATGGCGGCCGACGCCGGCTACGACAAGCTGAGCGTCATCAGCGGCATCGGCGTCCGACGGTATTATCGCGAGAAACTGGGCTACCACCAAGACGGCCCGTACGTCTCGAAGCGGTTGTAA